One genomic region from bacterium encodes:
- the lspA gene encoding signal peptidase II, producing MKSYRILWISALIFVLDQAVKWVVKTNMRLYESIPVFGDWFRLTYVENPGMAFGVRISDNVFFTVFAVIASLILLLYLFKLQERQEWARISMTIILGGALGNLTDRILRGQVVDFLDFDFLDIHIPAFRLASFQFSGYSLDRWPVFNIADIAISVGMVLLLIYILFFDEEAPQPEADANDTSEMIR from the coding sequence ATGAAATCCTATCGCATCCTGTGGATATCCGCCCTGATCTTCGTGCTCGACCAGGCGGTCAAGTGGGTCGTCAAAACGAACATGCGGCTATACGAGTCGATTCCGGTATTCGGCGATTGGTTTCGTCTGACCTATGTCGAGAACCCGGGGATGGCTTTCGGGGTCCGCATCAGCGATAACGTGTTCTTCACCGTTTTTGCCGTCATCGCCAGCCTGATTCTGCTGCTCTATCTCTTCAAGCTGCAGGAGCGTCAGGAGTGGGCCCGGATCTCCATGACCATCATCCTCGGCGGCGCGCTCGGCAATCTTACTGATCGCATCCTGCGCGGCCAGGTGGTCGATTTTCTCGATTTTGATTTCCTCGACATCCATATCCCGGCCTTCCGGCTGGCCTCCTTCCAGTTCTCCGGGTACAGTTTGGATCGCTGGCCGGTATTCAATATCGCCGACATCGCCATCAGCGTCGGCATGGTCTTGCTCCTCATCTACATCCTCTTTTTCGACGAGGAGGCGCCCCAACCCGAGGCCGACGCGAACGATACCTCGGAAATGATCCGTTAA
- a CDS encoding transposase: MEDFVRQCAQKMLQYAVETEVENFIQSCQDRKDENGHRLVVKNGHYDARDILTSIGKIPIQLPRVDDHKQRQITGVEGFRSAILPKYIRHSPSLDNMIALLYLMGISTKDFPTALSSILGDQALNLSSATVVRLKEQWIKEYET, from the coding sequence CTGGAGGATTTTGTTCGTCAATGCGCGCAGAAGATGCTTCAATATGCCGTTGAAACTGAAGTAGAAAATTTCATCCAAAGCTGTCAAGACCGGAAAGACGAAAACGGTCATCGACTTGTGGTCAAGAACGGGCATTATGATGCCAGAGATATCCTGACCAGCATCGGCAAGATCCCCATCCAGCTACCCAGAGTGGATGATCACAAACAGCGACAGATCACCGGCGTGGAAGGTTTTCGCAGTGCCATCTTGCCCAAGTATATCCGCCATAGTCCAAGCCTGGATAATATGATTGCATTACTTTACCTCATGGGAATTTCAACAAAGGATTTCCCAACCGCGCTCTCTTCGATCCTGGGTGATCAAGCGCTGAACTTGTCATCGGCCACGGTTGTGCGCCTGAAAGAACAATGGATTAAAGAGTATGAAACCTAG
- a CDS encoding DivIVA domain-containing protein: MKLTPLDIRKQEFKKSMRGYDPEEVEAFLIMVADELELLLRDKNLQSDELIKLRTQLRDYQQVEHTLRETLMKATTTVEESRFNSLREAELRIHEAELQAEKIIEQAKEELQELHSEINLLRAQKESFSRRLRHLLESQIELLDVLGIDDAMIKQGGEQTGAGPALRGRLPRPVLPAEPEAPAPHTAAQTPPPAPPQSGPQIPHPAAPTATSYAAAAPAPAFAPDPAQAPQSAPPLAAPLRWPAVESPAEPFPLRPEGPRIVRGERRFDTPTGMRMVEEDGEDENRDREQNREPRGGENTLSDQIVI; the protein is encoded by the coding sequence GTGAAACTGACCCCATTGGACATCCGCAAGCAGGAATTCAAGAAAAGCATGCGCGGTTATGATCCGGAGGAAGTGGAAGCCTTTCTGATCATGGTCGCCGACGAACTCGAGCTCCTCCTGCGCGACAAGAACCTGCAGAGCGACGAGTTGATCAAACTGCGCACCCAGCTACGCGATTATCAGCAGGTCGAACATACCTTGCGCGAAACCCTGATGAAAGCCACCACCACCGTCGAGGAGTCGCGCTTCAACTCGCTCCGCGAAGCGGAACTGCGCATCCATGAGGCGGAGCTGCAGGCCGAAAAGATCATCGAACAGGCCAAGGAGGAACTGCAGGAGCTCCATTCGGAGATCAACCTGCTCCGCGCTCAGAAGGAGTCCTTCTCCCGCCGGCTGCGGCACCTGCTCGAATCCCAGATCGAACTGCTCGACGTGCTCGGCATCGACGACGCGATGATCAAACAGGGCGGCGAACAGACCGGCGCCGGACCCGCCCTGCGCGGACGGCTGCCGCGCCCGGTCCTGCCGGCCGAGCCGGAAGCGCCGGCGCCGCACACGGCGGCCCAGACGCCACCGCCGGCCCCGCCGCAGAGCGGCCCGCAAATTCCGCATCCGGCAGCCCCGACCGCAACATCGTACGCCGCCGCAGCGCCTGCTCCGGCTTTTGCGCCAGATCCGGCACAAGCTCCCCAGTCAGCCCCCCCGCTTGCGGCTCCGCTGCGCTGGCCGGCCGTTGAATCCCCGGCGGAACCCTTTCCGTTGCGCCCGGAAGGCCCGCGCATCGTCCGGGGGGAGCGCCGTTTCGACACCCCCACCGGGATGCGGATGGTCGAAGAGGACGGTGAAGATGAAAACCGCGACCGGGAGCAGAATCGCGAGCCGCGCGGCGGTGAGAATACCCTTTCGGACCAGATCGTGATCTAG
- a CDS encoding ATP-binding protein translates to MIDRELAPIILSLSRQLPVTVITGPRQSGKTTLVKALFNSYDYANMEFPDTRARAVEDPRLFLTSHPHGLIIDEAQRVPELFSYIQGLVDESRKLGCYTLTGSQNFQLIEKISQSLAGRAAVFHLLPFSIGEIASGFAISKSFTSLAFRGTYPRIYDQELQPVDWYPSYISSYIERDVRQIENIKDLHKFQIFLKLCAGRVGQIFNATAMGNEVGVDHKTIQAWMSVLEASFILFFVPPYHHSFNKRLIKSPKIYFYDPGLICSLLGIRSADELETHPLRGEIFESLIISELRKHINNTGNHGALYFWRDLTGHEIDCIIESGSKTIAIEIKSSTSINPSFFKGLRYFQNLSGLPPKYSTLIYGGFESQDWPSARVLGWQKTGSVFLD, encoded by the coding sequence ATGATCGATAGAGAACTTGCCCCCATAATTTTATCGCTCTCCAGGCAGTTACCCGTCACGGTTATTACGGGTCCTCGCCAGTCTGGAAAAACCACCTTAGTAAAGGCTCTCTTTAATAGCTACGATTATGCCAACATGGAATTTCCAGACACGAGAGCGCGAGCCGTAGAGGATCCCAGACTCTTTCTAACCTCCCATCCACATGGACTGATTATCGATGAAGCCCAGCGAGTTCCCGAGTTATTCTCCTATATTCAGGGTTTGGTCGACGAAAGCCGTAAGCTGGGCTGTTATACCCTTACAGGCTCACAGAATTTTCAGCTAATCGAAAAGATATCTCAAAGCCTTGCCGGCCGTGCTGCAGTTTTTCACTTACTACCCTTTTCAATTGGGGAGATCGCCTCTGGATTCGCTATTTCGAAAAGTTTTACTTCCCTGGCGTTCAGAGGAACGTATCCCAGAATCTATGATCAAGAGTTACAGCCGGTGGATTGGTATCCTTCCTACATCAGTTCTTATATCGAAAGGGATGTCCGGCAAATCGAAAATATCAAAGATTTACATAAATTTCAAATTTTTTTAAAATTGTGTGCAGGGCGAGTCGGCCAAATATTTAATGCCACAGCGATGGGGAATGAGGTCGGTGTGGATCACAAAACCATTCAGGCATGGATGTCGGTATTGGAGGCTAGTTTCATTCTTTTCTTTGTGCCCCCCTATCATCACAGTTTTAACAAAAGATTGATAAAATCACCCAAAATCTATTTTTATGATCCTGGATTGATCTGCTCATTGCTCGGCATTCGGTCGGCAGATGAACTGGAGACCCATCCTCTCAGAGGCGAGATATTTGAATCTTTGATCATTTCAGAGTTAAGAAAACACATTAACAATACTGGCAACCATGGCGCTCTCTATTTTTGGCGTGATCTCACCGGGCATGAAATCGACTGCATCATTGAATCAGGATCAAAAACAATCGCCATAGAGATCAAGTCCAGCACTTCCATCAATCCTTCATTTTTCAAAGGCTTGCGCTATTTTCAAAACCTCAGTGGCCTCCCACCGAAATACTCCACTCTAATTTATGGCGGTTTTGAGTCTCAGGATTGGCCTTCAGCCCGGGTTCTTGGCTGGCAAAAGACCGGCAGCGTTTTTCTGGACTAG
- a CDS encoding purine-nucleoside phosphorylase → MELLEQVRTAAEWIRKEDSRPFDLGIILGTGLGALADEISAARIIPYGEIPHFPESTVKFHAGRLVLGELEGKMVMAMQGRFHGYEGYPLRQVTLPVRVMHALGIRRLILTNAAGGIQPQLVPGSIALIKDHINLMGASPLIGPYDPALGVRFPDMSEPYSAALRRLARQAAAELKIELHETTFGAVMGPAFETEAEIRMLQILGIDTVGMSVVPEVLVARQLEMELLAVTAVTDQSLPGAMNSVSHEQVNHVAAELGPRMRALLRAIIRAL, encoded by the coding sequence GTGGAACTGTTGGAACAGGTACGGACAGCAGCGGAGTGGATCCGCAAAGAGGATTCCAGACCTTTCGACCTGGGCATCATCCTGGGCACGGGACTGGGCGCCCTGGCCGATGAGATCAGCGCCGCCCGAATCATCCCTTACGGCGAGATTCCGCACTTTCCCGAGTCGACGGTGAAATTCCACGCCGGACGGCTCGTGCTGGGCGAACTCGAGGGCAAAATGGTGATGGCCATGCAGGGCCGGTTTCATGGCTATGAAGGCTACCCGCTGCGCCAGGTCACCCTGCCGGTCCGCGTTATGCATGCGCTTGGCATCCGCCGCCTCATCTTGACCAACGCAGCCGGCGGCATCCAGCCGCAACTGGTCCCGGGCAGCATTGCCCTGATCAAGGATCATATCAATTTGATGGGTGCCAGTCCGCTCATCGGCCCGTACGATCCCGCCCTTGGCGTGCGATTCCCGGACATGAGCGAACCCTACAGCGCCGCCCTGCGCCGGCTCGCCCGGCAGGCCGCAGCGGAACTCAAGATCGAGCTGCACGAGACCACCTTTGGCGCGGTCATGGGCCCCGCCTTCGAAACCGAGGCGGAGATCCGCATGCTGCAGATCCTCGGCATCGACACCGTTGGCATGTCGGTGGTACCGGAGGTCCTGGTCGCCCGCCAGCTCGAAATGGAACTCCTGGCGGTCACCGCCGTGACCGATCAATCTCTGCCAGGAGCGATGAACAGTGTGAGTCACGAGCAGGTCAACCACGTCGCCGCAGAACTGGGACCGCGCATGCGCGCCCTGTTGCGCGCGATCATCCGTGCCCTGTAA
- the mtnP gene encoding S-methyl-5'-thioadenosine phosphorylase: MPRIGIIGGSGLYQIEGLEQVREIRVDTPFGDPSDVLTLGRLDGREVLFLPRHGRGHRILPAEVNNRANIWAMKSLDVAWIISVSAVGSLRPELKPLDLVLIDQFVDRTNQARPNTFFGSGIVAHIAFAHPLCTTVGEILTRAASGLGMSVQQGGTYVNIEGPAFSTLAESRLYRSWGMDVVGMTQMNEARLAREAEICYATLAMVTDFDCWWEAETGHTVSVELVVENLRQSSVAAREVIRHSIAAFPETAACSCQKALAGAIITERSAWPEETISRLEPLLQKYL, translated from the coding sequence ATGCCGCGCATCGGCATTATCGGCGGGTCGGGTCTTTATCAGATCGAGGGACTGGAGCAGGTCCGGGAGATCCGCGTCGATACGCCCTTTGGCGATCCCTCCGACGTCCTGACCCTCGGCCGCCTCGATGGCCGCGAGGTGCTTTTCCTGCCGCGCCACGGCCGCGGGCACCGCATCCTGCCGGCGGAGGTCAACAACCGCGCCAACATCTGGGCGATGAAATCGCTCGATGTCGCCTGGATCATCTCGGTTTCTGCGGTGGGCTCGCTCCGGCCCGAACTCAAACCGCTCGATCTGGTGCTCATCGACCAGTTCGTCGACCGCACCAATCAAGCCCGGCCCAATACCTTTTTCGGGAGCGGCATCGTCGCTCACATCGCCTTCGCCCACCCGCTGTGCACCACCGTCGGCGAAATCCTGACCCGGGCCGCCTCCGGGCTGGGAATGAGCGTGCAACAGGGCGGGACCTATGTCAATATCGAAGGCCCGGCCTTCTCGACCCTGGCCGAATCCCGGCTCTATCGCTCCTGGGGCATGGATGTGGTCGGCATGACCCAGATGAACGAAGCGCGCCTGGCCCGCGAAGCGGAGATCTGCTATGCCACGCTGGCCATGGTCACCGATTTCGACTGCTGGTGGGAAGCCGAAACCGGCCACACCGTATCAGTGGAGCTGGTCGTGGAGAACCTGCGCCAGAGCAGCGTCGCCGCCAGGGAGGTGATCCGCCACAGCATCGCCGCTTTTCCGGAAACAGCAGCGTGCAGCTGCCAGAAGGCCCTGGCCGGAGCGATCATTACCGAACGCAGCGCCTGGCCGGAGGAGACCATCTCCCGCCTTGAGCCGCTGCTGCAAAAATATCTTTAA
- the ileS gene encoding isoleucine--tRNA ligase: MYKPLPEKLNFPGIEKAILAWWDENHIFERSVSERDENKPFVFFEGPPTANGRPGIHHVISRTVKDAVCRLRTMQGYRVERKAGWDTHGLPVEIEVEKQLGFERKDQVIAYGIDKFNAKCRESVWSYLQEWDEITRRIGFWVDLKNPYITYTNEYIESVWWILKEFWKKNLIYQGHKIQPYCPHCETPLSSHEVSQGYEEVRDPSVYVRARVKGEKDTYFLVWTTTPWTLLSNVALALHPEIEYVKVAHLGQFLILAKARLEVLEGTYDIVETRTGAELAGLEYEPIYDFVRPDKRSHYTVLGDFVTTTDGTGIVHIAPAFGEDDYQLGLKYDLPVLQPVDKSGRFTPEVTPWAGLFVKEADKSIIQELKSRGVLYRSEPITHSYPHCWRCHSPLLYYARKSWYIRTTAFKEQLIANNNKIAWYPREVGEGRFGEWLENNIDWALSRDRFWGTPLPIWRCGQCKAQECIGSIAELREKAASAVPQNLDLHKPMMDQIAINCPSCGGTMERVPEVIDCWFDSGSMPYAQWHYPFENKDKFEKSFPADFISEGVDQTRGWFYSLLVIGAFLFDQPAYKSCVSLELILDKDGQKMSKTRGNAVAPLDFLDAQGADALRWYLLTASPPWLPTRFDPEGVRDVTRKFLGTLANTYSFFVLYANIDGYRYDAAQRIPAAERSELDRWLCSSMTSLTRRVNENLARYDLTKAARAIADFVVDDLSNWYVRRSRRRFWKAEMGADKQAAFQTLHESLVTVSRLMAPMAPFFAEEIYRNLRDGTDGLPESVHLATYPQAGEEPVAYRDEQLEARMDLVRRIVFLGRSLRNEAGAKVRQPLAAITIVARDEKHRQMITGMSGLILDELNVKSLHFAADPTELVQRHAEPLFKNLGPKFGKHVNRAAEAIRAFSEADIDALVKNGSKQMVIEGHEARITTADITIQTENRPGLVAASEGDLTVALDTTLTEALRFEGLARELVNRLQNMRKEAGFQVTDRIQIWLQASDPVQQAIASQSEYIRNETLCETLNLGAAGGDVQKELTIEEQILRAGISKK; the protein is encoded by the coding sequence ATGTACAAGCCTTTACCTGAAAAACTCAATTTTCCCGGGATCGAAAAAGCAATTCTGGCCTGGTGGGACGAGAACCATATTTTCGAGCGCAGCGTCTCCGAACGCGATGAAAACAAACCCTTCGTCTTTTTCGAAGGCCCCCCGACCGCCAATGGACGGCCCGGCATCCACCATGTCATCTCCCGCACCGTCAAGGACGCCGTCTGCCGCCTGCGCACCATGCAGGGCTACCGCGTCGAACGCAAGGCCGGTTGGGATACCCACGGTCTGCCGGTCGAGATCGAGGTCGAAAAACAGCTTGGCTTCGAGCGCAAGGATCAGGTCATCGCCTACGGCATCGACAAATTCAATGCCAAATGCCGTGAGAGCGTCTGGTCCTATCTGCAGGAATGGGATGAGATCACCCGCCGCATCGGCTTCTGGGTCGATCTCAAGAATCCCTATATCACCTATACCAACGAGTATATCGAATCGGTCTGGTGGATCCTCAAGGAGTTCTGGAAAAAGAATCTGATCTACCAGGGCCACAAGATTCAGCCCTATTGCCCGCATTGCGAAACCCCGCTATCGAGCCACGAGGTATCGCAAGGGTACGAAGAAGTGCGCGACCCCTCGGTTTATGTCCGCGCCCGGGTCAAGGGGGAAAAGGATACCTATTTCCTCGTCTGGACGACCACGCCCTGGACCCTGCTTTCCAACGTCGCCCTCGCGCTGCACCCCGAGATCGAATACGTCAAGGTGGCGCACCTGGGGCAGTTCCTGATTCTGGCCAAGGCCCGCCTCGAGGTGCTGGAGGGCACATACGACATCGTTGAAACCCGCACCGGCGCGGAACTGGCCGGACTGGAATATGAGCCAATCTATGACTTTGTCCGGCCCGACAAGCGCAGCCATTATACCGTGCTCGGCGATTTCGTCACCACCACCGACGGTACCGGCATCGTCCATATTGCCCCCGCCTTTGGCGAGGATGATTATCAGCTCGGGCTGAAATACGATCTGCCCGTCTTGCAGCCGGTCGACAAAAGCGGCCGTTTCACTCCTGAGGTCACGCCCTGGGCGGGCCTCTTCGTCAAGGAGGCGGACAAGTCCATCATCCAGGAGCTCAAGAGCCGCGGCGTCCTCTACCGCTCCGAGCCGATCACCCACAGCTATCCGCACTGCTGGCGCTGCCATTCACCGCTGCTCTACTATGCGCGCAAATCCTGGTATATCAGGACAACCGCCTTCAAGGAGCAGCTGATCGCCAACAACAACAAGATCGCCTGGTATCCGCGCGAGGTGGGCGAGGGACGCTTCGGCGAGTGGCTGGAGAACAACATCGACTGGGCCCTCTCCCGCGACCGGTTCTGGGGCACGCCGTTGCCGATCTGGCGCTGCGGCCAGTGCAAGGCCCAGGAGTGCATCGGCAGCATCGCCGAGCTGCGCGAAAAAGCCGCCAGCGCGGTGCCGCAGAATCTCGATCTGCACAAGCCGATGATGGATCAGATCGCCATCAACTGCCCCTCCTGCGGCGGTACCATGGAACGCGTCCCGGAGGTGATCGACTGCTGGTTCGATTCCGGCAGTATGCCCTATGCCCAGTGGCATTATCCCTTCGAGAACAAGGACAAGTTCGAAAAAAGCTTTCCCGCCGATTTCATCTCCGAGGGCGTGGATCAAACCCGCGGCTGGTTCTACTCCCTGCTGGTCATCGGCGCCTTTCTCTTCGACCAGCCGGCCTACAAGAGCTGCGTCTCGCTGGAACTGATTCTCGACAAGGATGGGCAAAAGATGTCCAAGACGCGCGGCAATGCTGTGGCGCCTCTCGATTTTCTCGATGCCCAGGGCGCGGATGCCTTGCGCTGGTATCTCCTGACCGCCAGCCCGCCCTGGCTGCCGACCCGTTTTGACCCGGAAGGGGTGCGCGACGTTACCCGCAAGTTTCTCGGCACGCTCGCCAACACCTACTCCTTTTTCGTGCTCTACGCCAACATCGACGGCTATCGCTATGATGCGGCGCAGCGCATCCCGGCCGCTGAACGCTCCGAGCTCGACCGCTGGCTCTGCTCATCAATGACCTCCCTGACCCGGCGCGTCAACGAGAACCTGGCCCGCTACGACCTGACCAAGGCCGCGCGCGCCATCGCCGATTTTGTTGTCGATGATCTCTCCAACTGGTATGTGCGGCGCTCACGCCGCCGCTTCTGGAAAGCAGAAATGGGCGCCGACAAGCAGGCCGCTTTCCAGACGCTGCATGAGTCCCTGGTCACGGTCAGCCGGCTGATGGCACCGATGGCCCCCTTCTTCGCCGAAGAGATCTATCGTAATCTCCGCGACGGCACCGACGGTCTGCCGGAGAGCGTTCACCTCGCCACTTACCCGCAGGCGGGCGAAGAACCCGTTGCCTATCGGGATGAACAGCTGGAGGCGCGGATGGATCTGGTCCGCCGCATCGTCTTCCTCGGCCGCTCCCTGCGCAACGAAGCCGGCGCCAAAGTACGTCAGCCCCTCGCCGCGATCACCATCGTCGCCCGCGACGAGAAGCACCGCCAAATGATCACCGGCATGTCCGGCCTCATCCTCGACGAGCTCAATGTCAAGTCCCTGCATTTTGCCGCCGACCCGACCGAGCTGGTGCAGCGTCACGCCGAGCCCCTTTTCAAGAATCTGGGACCCAAGTTCGGCAAGCACGTCAACCGCGCCGCCGAGGCCATCCGGGCCTTCAGCGAAGCTGATATCGATGCCTTGGTGAAAAATGGCAGCAAACAGATGGTGATCGAGGGGCATGAGGCCCGCATCACCACGGCGGATATCACCATCCAGACCGAGAACCGGCCCGGTCTGGTCGCCGCCAGCGAAGGCGACCTCACCGTCGCTCTCGATACCACCCTCACCGAGGCCCTCCGCTTCGAGGGCCTGGCGCGCGAGCTCGTCAATCGCCTGCAAAACATGCGCAAGGAGGCTGGATTCCAGGTCACCGACCGCATACAGATCTGGCTGCAGGCCTCCGACCCGGTGCAGCAGGCGATCGCAAGCCAATCCGAGTACATCCGCAATGAGACCCTGTGCGAAACCCTGAATCTAGGCGCCGCAGGCGGCGATGTTCAGAAAGAGTTAACGATCGAAGAGCAGATTCTGCGAGCAGGAATTTCGAAAAAATAG
- a CDS encoding YggS family pyridoxal phosphate-dependent enzyme, translated as MAISDNLKYVTERIHSACLRSGQQTGQVSLLAVTKTVSAEHIRAAAALGLTLIGENRVQEAWAKVQLLPDLPLSWHMIGHLQSNKVKRALQFATVIESVDSPHIARELDHAAAAQDSIIECFLEVNTSGESRKFGVAPDATEALASEIARLPHLHLTGLMTIGALSPDSRRIRSCFQSLKTLQERLNTSGYGIRHLSMGMSDDFEIAIEEGATLIRLGRALFGERI; from the coding sequence ATGGCCATTTCTGACAACCTGAAATATGTGACCGAACGGATTCACTCCGCTTGCCTGCGCAGCGGCCAGCAGACCGGGCAGGTCTCCCTGCTCGCGGTGACCAAAACCGTATCCGCGGAACACATTCGTGCGGCGGCCGCTCTCGGCCTCACGCTCATTGGGGAAAACCGCGTCCAGGAAGCCTGGGCAAAAGTTCAGCTCCTCCCGGATCTGCCGCTCTCCTGGCACATGATCGGCCATCTCCAGAGCAATAAAGTCAAACGCGCGCTGCAGTTCGCCACCGTCATCGAATCGGTCGACTCCCCGCACATCGCCCGCGAGCTGGACCACGCGGCCGCAGCGCAAGATTCCATCATAGAGTGTTTCCTGGAGGTCAATACTTCCGGAGAAAGCCGGAAATTCGGCGTCGCACCGGATGCAACGGAGGCTCTGGCCAGCGAAATCGCCCGCCTGCCCCATCTGCACCTGACCGGCCTGATGACCATCGGCGCGCTTTCTCCCGACTCCCGGCGGATCCGTTCCTGCTTCCAGAGCCTCAAGACGCTGCAGGAGCGCCTGAATACTTCCGGATATGGCATCCGCCATCTCTCCATGGGCATGAGTGACGATTTTGAGATCGCCATCGAAGAAGGCGCCACCCTCATCCGCCTCGGCCGGGCACTGTTTGGAGAAAGAATCTAA
- a CDS encoding TraR/DksA C4-type zinc finger protein — MTKEQLAYLKKIIMEKRDRLLSELEHMKSSGLNTSMKETSGDHSAYSFHMADQGTDTMDREQQYFFAARDGNLLYHLNLALERIDKGEYGACVQCGKDISMERLEAVPHARLCIECKSKEELLKR; from the coding sequence ATGACCAAGGAACAACTGGCGTACCTCAAGAAGATCATAATGGAAAAACGCGACCGGCTGCTTTCGGAGCTGGAGCATATGAAATCGAGCGGCCTGAATACCTCCATGAAAGAGACCTCAGGCGACCATTCCGCCTACTCTTTCCATATGGCCGACCAGGGAACCGATACCATGGACCGCGAGCAGCAGTACTTTTTCGCAGCGCGCGACGGGAATCTGCTCTACCACCTCAATCTGGCGCTCGAACGCATCGACAAGGGCGAGTATGGCGCCTGCGTGCAGTGCGGCAAGGATATCAGCATGGAGCGTCTCGAGGCGGTCCCCCATGCCCGCCTTTGCATCGAATGCAAGTCCAAAGAGGAGCTGCTGAAACGGTAA